The Chlorocebus sabaeus isolate Y175 chromosome 9, mChlSab1.0.hap1, whole genome shotgun sequence genome includes a window with the following:
- the CALHM3 gene encoding calcium homeostasis modulator protein 3, with product MDKFRMLFQHFQSSSESVMNGICLLLAVVTVKLYSSFDFNCPCLARYNALYGLGLLLAPPLTLFLCGLLANRQSVVMVEEWRRPAGHRRKDPGIIRYMCSSVLQRALAAPLVWILLALLDGKCFVCAFSNSVDPEKFLDFANMTPSQVQFFLAKVPCKEDELVRNSPARKAVSRYLRCLSQAIGWSVTLLLIIAAFLARCLRPCFDQTGFLQRRYWSNYVDLEQKLFDETCCEHAREFAHRCVLHFFASMQSELQARGLHRDNAGRSPEPPAVPEPPEVLDSGSGKAHLRAISSREQVDRLLSTWYSCKPPLDLAASPGLCGGGLSHRAPTFALGTRLSQHTNV from the exons ATGGATAAATTCCGCATGCTCTTCCAGCACTTCCAGTCAAGCTCAGAGTCAGTGATGAATGGCATCTGCCTGCTGCTGGCTGTGGTCACCGTCAAGCTGTACTCCTCCTTTGACTTCAACTGTCCCTGCCTGGCGCGCTACAATGCACTCTACGGCCTGGGTCTGCTGCTCGCGCCCCCGCTCACCCTGTTTCTCTGCGGCCTCCTCGCCAACCGGCAGTCTGTGGTGATGGTCGAGGAGTGGCGCCGGCCCGCAGGGCACCGGAGGAAGGACCCAGGCATCATCAG GTACATGTGCTCCTCTGTGCTGCAGAGGGCGCTGGCCGCCCCCCTGGTCTGGATCCTGCTGGCCCTCCTTGATGGGAAGTGCTTCGTGTGTGCCTTCAGCAACTCTGTGGACCCTGAGAAGTTTCTGGACTTTGCCAACATGACCCCCAGCCAGGTACAGTTCTTCCTGGCCAAGGTTCCCTGCAAAGAGGATGAGCTGGTCAGGAATAGCCCTGCTCGGAAGGCAGTGTCTCGCTACCTGCGGTGCCTGTCACAG GCCATCGGCTGGAGTGTCACCCTGCTGCTGATCATCGCGGCCTTTCTGGCCCGCTGCCTGAGGCCCTGCTTCGACCAGACAGGCTTCCTGCAGCGTAGATACTGGAGCAACTACGTGGACCTGGAGCAGAAGCTCTTCGACGAGACCTGCTGTGAGCATGCGCGGGAGTTCGCGCACCGCTGCGTGCTGCACTTCTTCGCCAGCATGCAGAGTGAGCTGCAGGCACGGGGGCTGCACCGGGACAATGCAGGCAGGAGCCCCGAGCCCCCCGCAGTGCCTGAGCCCCCAGAAGTCCTGGACAGTGGAAGCGGGAAGGCCCACCTGCGCGCAATCTCCAGCCGGGAGCAGGTGGACCGCCTCCTGAGCACGTGGTACTCCTGCAAGCCCCCGCTGGACCTCGCTGCATCCCccgggctctgtgggggtggccTTAGCCACCGCGCCCCTACCTTCGCACTGGGCACGAGGCTGTCCCAACACACCAACGTGTAG